In Helianthus annuus cultivar XRQ/B chromosome 9, HanXRQr2.0-SUNRISE, whole genome shotgun sequence, the following are encoded in one genomic region:
- the LOC110876006 gene encoding uncharacterized protein LOC110876006 — protein sequence MVTNIQHKVCVLDGTKVTYTSWVKLFMLHAKGYKVLHHIDGTDPLADTDPEYASWAKIDSIVLQWIYGTLSNDLLVRVLETDTTARDAWVRLQGVFLNNKGSRAATLKHAFTNHKLSACSSLDEYCTKLKEIDEQLKDVYQPVPEFRVVLQLARDLPPEYSVTATLIHQQSPTWDIARDMIECEAQQLAALETA from the coding sequence ATGGTCACCAACATTCAACACAAGGTCTGTGTTCTTGATGGCACCAAGGTTACGTACACGTCCTGGGTGAAATTGTTCATGCTTCATGCAAAAGGTTACAAGGTTCTTCACCACATCGATGGAACGGATCCTCTGGCAGACACGGATCCAGAGTATGCTTCATGGGCCAAGATCGACTCCATCGTGTTGCAGTGGATATATGGAACGTTGTCTAATGATCTTCTCGTCCGCGTTCTCGAGACTGACACCACGGCTAGGGACGCATGGGTTCGCTTACAAGGTGTTTTTCTAAATAATAAAGGCTCTCGTGCAGCCACTCTTAAGCATGCCTTTACTAATCATAAACTGTCAGCATGTTCTTCTCTAGACGAGTACTGCACCAAGCTCAAGGAAATCGATGAACAACTGAAAGATGTTTATCAACCCGTACCTGAATTTCGTGTAGTTCTCCAATTGGCCCGCGATCTACCTCCAGAATATTCGGTGACCGCGACACTAATCCATCAACAATCCCCGACTTGGGATATTGCTCGAGACATGATCGAATGCGAGGCACAACAGTTGGCGGCTCTAGAAACTGCATAG